The DNA sequence CGCGGAAACAGCGGGCGACCTGGAAATACTTTTCCATCCCGGCCACCATTAGAATTTGCTTGAAAAGTTGGGGGGACTGGGGCAAGGCGTAAAATTTGCCGGGCGAGACCCGGCTGGGGACCAAGTAATCACGCGCCCCTTCCGGCGTCGATTTGCCGAGGAACGGGGTTTCAATCTCGAGAAAGCCTTCCCGGTCCAGGTGGTCGGACATCGCCTTAATGATCTTATGCCGGAAAACGAGGTTTTCCCGCATCCGTTCTTTGCGCAGGTCGATGTAGCGGTATTTCAGGCGGACAGTCTCGTCCGGTTCGGTCCGCGCGTCGGCGATCTCAAAAGGCGGGGTTTTGGCCGTGTTCAGAATGTCCAAAGCCGCCGCCGCGATCTCGATCTCGCCGCTCGGCAACTCTTTATTGGCCGTTTCGGGTGACCGTTTAACTACCTGGCCCTTGACCGCGATGACATACTCGCTGCGCAACTGTGAAGCTTTGGCGTGCAGGGCGGCATCAGAGCTGGAAAAGACGACCTGGACCAGGCCGGAGCGGTCGCGCAGGTCGATAAAGATCAGGCCGCCATGGTCCCGCCGGCGATGGACCCAGCCGACGGCCTCGACGGTACTATTTTCGTGTTTAGCGCGGATCTCGCCGCACTGATGGGTGCGTTTCATTCAAGACAATTATAGCAGATTAAAAAGAAGCCGTAAATTGATTCTATTTTTCAAGGCTGGCGGACCTTTTCCGCGTTACCAATATTTTTAGTAAAACCCGCTCCGAACTGCTCCCGCGCCTCAACTATCCAGGGGTACTCTTTTTCTTCCCCCGCGTTATCATTATTAAGGCCGATCGGGCCCTCCCCATTCTTTAAAAATACGGTGAACCTGTTCCCGTCAAAGGAGAAGCCTCTTCTCAAAATGGCCAAATTGAGATTTCCTGAACTGGGACCTTCCCAAAACGCCCGTTGGTTATAGCCTTTCAAAGAATGGTATTTATTCGCTCTACTGCCGTAACAATTTGGATCAAAAATGGTCATGATAGCCCCCGCCGCCACATCCCTGGCAAAGCGAAACAGATCAATTCCCAGGGGAGGCCAGGACTGAATGACTAAAGACGCGTATCCCTGGTATTTCTTGACCGCCCAAGCCGCGTCGGCGCAGGCCAGCTCGAGATTGGGCTGCGAAAACCGGGACCCAGTCAGGAGGACCGGGTTAGGATCAATTCCCGCCACCCGGACCCGGCCGGTGCTGGCCAGCAAAAACGGCAAAAACCCGTTCCCGGTGCCGATGTCCAAAACTAACGGTAAGCCATCTCCGTTATGGGCCTTTTCCGCAACAGCGGCAATTCGGTTTATTGAAGTTCGGGTCGGCATCCAGAAACAGGCCAAGGTTCTCTCTTCTTTATCCCCCATACCGGCCATTTTCATAACGTCGGAAGCAACGAAATGTTTTAGCTTTAATTCTTCGAATGAAGGCGTCGCGAGATGGTCACACATAGTAACCTCGGTCGGCCGCCTTTTGGGCGGCTGCCAGTTTGGCACACTAGGATTACCGAACCGATATTTTGTTCTTTCAACCGAGGTCATATTGCTCATTGACTATTGATTATCGGCTTATTTTGAGGCAAATTTCAGGTTATGTAAGCGGGCACCGAATATATACTCCATTGATTTGGCCCTGTCGTTTTGCTATAGTTTTCCCCATGAACAACAAATTGTGGCTCCTTCCTGCTCTCTCCCTGCTGGTCTTCACTCTGGCCGGTTGTATCCAACCCTCCCCACCGGAGGTCACCTTGCAAAATTACGCCTTGAGCCAAGTGACCCTCCAAGGAGTCGAGGTAAATTTCAATCTGCTGGTCAAGAACCCCAATCCGATCTCGATGGACGTGACCAATTACGCCTATAAGATCTACCTCAATGACATTGAATTCCTGAACGAGAACCGGACCGGCTTTAGCCTGCCGGCCTCCGACCAGAAGCTGGTCGCCATTCCGGTCTATGTCAGCTACGACAAGCTCTTTGGCACGGCTACGGCGATCCTCAATACGATCACTTCCGGGGCGAAAACGATCAGCTACCGGATAGACGGAACGGTCAACGCCGGCCTGCTAGGAGCAACGGTCGCCACCCCGATCAAGGCCTCCGGCACGATCCCCCTGCCCAAAGAATTGCCCAAGGAGATCAAGTTCTAATGCACTGGAAGGGAATCATCGAAGAATACCGCGAATATTTGCCGGTCACGGAGGCGACCCCGATCGTCACTTTTGGCGAGGGGAACACCCCGCTGATCTATGCCGAAAAGATCTCGGCCCTGACCCGGCTCCAGGTCTATCTCAAATATGAAGGGATGAACCCGACCGGCTCGTTCAAGGACCGCGGCATGACGCTCGCCATCAGCAAGGCAAAAGAGGCGAACTGCAAGGCGGTCATCTGCGCGTCGACCGGCAACACCTCCGCTTCCGCCGCCGCCTACGCCGCCCGGGCCGGGATGGACTGCATCGTCATCATCCCTAAAGGGAAAATAGCCCTCGGCAAGCTTTCGCAGGCGATCATGCATGGGGCAAAAGTTTTCGAGGTTGACGGCAATTTTGACCAGGCGCTCAAACTGGTCCGCGAGCTCGGCGAGACTTACCCGGTCGAGATCGTCAATTCGATCAATCCGTTCCGGATCGAGGGGCAAAAGACCGGCGCCTTCGAGGTTTGCGATCAGCTGGATGCCGTCCCCGACTTCCACGCCATCCCGGTCGGCAACGCCGGCAATATCACCGCTTACTGGAAGGGCTATAAGGAATACTTCACCGCCAAGAAGATCTCGTCCATCCCCAAGATGATCGGTTTCCAGGCCGAAGGGGCGGCCCCGATCGTCCTCGGCCATCCGGTCGAACACCCGGAGACGATCGCCACCGCCATCCGGATCGGCAATCCCGCCAGTTGGAAAAGTGCTGAAGCGGCCGCGGTCGAATCGGGCGGCTCGATCTCGATCGTGACCGACAGCGAGATCGTCGCCGCTTATCAGCTGATCGCCCGGCAGGAGGGGGTATTCTGCGAGCCGGCCTCGGCGGCCGGGGTCGCCGGCGTGATCAAGCTGGCCAAATCCGGCAAAATACCCGACGGCTCAACTGTCGTTTGCGTCCTGACCGGCCACGGGCTCAAAGACCCGGACAACGCGATCATGTTCGGGGAGAAGCCGGAGTTTGTGGAGTGCAAGGCTGAGGCGATTGCTAAACGTTTAGGCTACTAATTACCCCTAAGAACTCGATTTTTTGGAGAATGGAGCACAGAACACGGAACATAGAACACAGGGACCCTGTGCTCCGTGTTCCATTTTCCAAGCTCCGTGCTCCTATTTCCGCGCTCTAAATTCCCTCTTCTTTGACCGACTTGATCAACCCACTTAGTACCCTGCCAACCCCATTCATCTTTTCATACAATTCTTCATATTGCTGCTTGGTAATGTATTGTATCTCCAAGCAAAGTTTAATTAGCGGCAAACACTCGTAAAGCGACCCTTTTGCAATATTATAAAATTGCCTCTTTTCTCTAGCGTGGAACCGCCCCTGCCCCTCCGCGATATTAAGGGGGATTGAAAGCACCGCTCGGAACAGTTGGTCGCGAATTATCCTATCAACAATATACCTTCTTAATTTATAAACTCCGGTCGTAAGCTCCAAACCTCTTTTGTAAGCCTCAAGATTCTCAAAAATGAACATTTTGTCGTTGTCACCTCCCTACTCCCACCCCAACAGCAATCCCATTGCCAAGCAAACTACTCGTGGATTTACTCAAAAGTGGCGAGATTTCGTCAGCCGGGGCGGCTCGTAACGCGTAAAGCGTAACGAGTAATGCGTACAATGTTTTATATTTGACGCTCTGTCGCGCGGATCAACCAGCAATGGGGGATTGGTCCCCCCAAATGACTAGCTTTTTTGGAACACAGGGTATTTTCCCCGTGTTCCGTGCTCTGTGCTCAATTCTCCGTGCTCCACGTTTCCGTTTCCCTGTGTTATTATTACCCCATGCCAAAAGTTTCCCTCACCCGTTGCGCGACGTATAACCAACCGGAAGTTGATGCGGCCCTGCAGCAATTGCTGGAGCCGCTCGGCGGGATGGCTAAGTTTGTGCGGCCCGGCCAGAAAGTTTTGATCAAGCCGAACGCCTTGCTGGGAGAAACCCCCGAGCACGCGGTGACTACCCACCCCGCAGTGATTGGAGCGGTGGTCAAAGCGGTGGTAAAGGCGGGCGGGATCGCTCTGGTCGGCGACAGCCCGGGGAACGCCCACTCCAATGTCCACTTAACGATGGAAAAGACCGGCTTCAAGGTAGCGGCCGAAAGTAATGGCGGACAACTGGTCTATTTCCAGCATGAGGGAGTGGTTGAACTTCCCAGTCCGAGCCATAGTCTTAAAATGCCCAGCATCCGGATCGCCAAAGCGGTCCTCGACGCTGACGTAATAATCAACTTACCCAAGCTTAAGACCCACGGCTTGACCCTCTATACCGGCGCGATCAAGAACATGTTCGGCTCTGTCCCGGGTTTTCACAAGACGAGCTACCATACCGCCTGCCCCCGCGCCCGCGATTTTGCCGCGGCTATTGTCGACATTTATCAGATCACCAAGCCGGCTCTGAACATAATGGACGCAATCGTCGGCATGGAGGGGCCCGGCCCGAACAGCGGCGACCCGAGAAAAATGGGACTGCTTATCGCCTCGACCGACGGAGTAGCTATGGACGCGATCGGCTCTTATTTGATCGGCTACGAGCCGTCACGGATACTGACCACACTGGACGCTCATCAGCGCGGGCTCGGCGAGATCGACCTGAAAAAGATCGAGATCATCGGGCCTGAACTCGCCGCCCTAAGACAGGCCGACTGGCGAAAATCATTCAGCAATCTCGGTCTGATCGGCGAACTGCCGGACTGGCTGATCAAATTGCTCTCCCCGCTCCTCGAGCAGATCAAGATCTATCCGGTCATCGACCAGAGCAAATGCACGAAATGCCTGGTCTGCGTCAACAACTGCCCGGCCAAGACGATCAAGAAAACTCACCCCCTGCCCAAGCAAACTGGTCCCTCCCCCTCTCTTAATAAGAGAGGGGGAGTCGGAGGGGGTGAGTTAGTCGTTTGGATCGATCAAAAGAACTGCATCAGTTGTTTCTGCTGTCACGAG is a window from the Candidatus Margulisiibacteriota bacterium genome containing:
- a CDS encoding class I SAM-dependent methyltransferase gives rise to the protein MSNMTSVERTKYRFGNPSVPNWQPPKRRPTEVTMCDHLATPSFEELKLKHFVASDVMKMAGMGDKEERTLACFWMPTRTSINRIAAVAEKAHNGDGLPLVLDIGTGNGFLPFLLASTGRVRVAGIDPNPVLLTGSRFSQPNLELACADAAWAVKKYQGYASLVIQSWPPLGIDLFRFARDVAAGAIMTIFDPNCYGSRANKYHSLKGYNQRAFWEGPSSGNLNLAILRRGFSFDGNRFTVFLKNGEGPIGLNNDNAGEEKEYPWIVEAREQFGAGFTKNIGNAEKVRQP
- a CDS encoding LEA type 2 family protein, translated to MNNKLWLLPALSLLVFTLAGCIQPSPPEVTLQNYALSQVTLQGVEVNFNLLVKNPNPISMDVTNYAYKIYLNDIEFLNENRTGFSLPASDQKLVAIPVYVSYDKLFGTATAILNTITSGAKTISYRIDGTVNAGLLGATVATPIKASGTIPLPKELPKEIKF
- the thrC gene encoding threonine synthase translates to MHWKGIIEEYREYLPVTEATPIVTFGEGNTPLIYAEKISALTRLQVYLKYEGMNPTGSFKDRGMTLAISKAKEANCKAVICASTGNTSASAAAYAARAGMDCIVIIPKGKIALGKLSQAIMHGAKVFEVDGNFDQALKLVRELGETYPVEIVNSINPFRIEGQKTGAFEVCDQLDAVPDFHAIPVGNAGNITAYWKGYKEYFTAKKISSIPKMIGFQAEGAAPIVLGHPVEHPETIATAIRIGNPASWKSAEAAAVESGGSISIVTDSEIVAAYQLIARQEGVFCEPASAAGVAGVIKLAKSGKIPDGSTVVCVLTGHGLKDPDNAIMFGEKPEFVECKAEAIAKRLGY
- a CDS encoding four helix bundle protein, which codes for MFIFENLEAYKRGLELTTGVYKLRRYIVDRIIRDQLFRAVLSIPLNIAEGQGRFHAREKRQFYNIAKGSLYECLPLIKLCLEIQYITKQQYEELYEKMNGVGRVLSGLIKSVKEEGI
- a CDS encoding DUF362 domain-containing protein; the protein is MPKVSLTRCATYNQPEVDAALQQLLEPLGGMAKFVRPGQKVLIKPNALLGETPEHAVTTHPAVIGAVVKAVVKAGGIALVGDSPGNAHSNVHLTMEKTGFKVAAESNGGQLVYFQHEGVVELPSPSHSLKMPSIRIAKAVLDADVIINLPKLKTHGLTLYTGAIKNMFGSVPGFHKTSYHTACPRARDFAAAIVDIYQITKPALNIMDAIVGMEGPGPNSGDPRKMGLLIASTDGVAMDAIGSYLIGYEPSRILTTLDAHQRGLGEIDLKKIEIIGPELAALRQADWRKSFSNLGLIGELPDWLIKLLSPLLEQIKIYPVIDQSKCTKCLVCVNNCPAKTIKKTHPLPKQTGPSPSLNKRGGVGGGELVVWIDQKNCISCFCCHELCQYKAIELQRSWLVRLLKLG